The nucleotide window AGTTACAGTGGCTTGGTCTATGAAACCAATGCTAAGGGTTTCAACAATTATGTGTCTATATCTTATAATAAAAGTTGCAAAATAGTCGCTGAACTCGGTTGGGGACAATATTACCAATTTAACTATATCACATTTCCTGATGACGTTGAGCTCGAGGATTTCAGTCCTGTTCTTAACGAAAGCCAAGTTAATGCGCTTCAAAAAACAGATGATTTTTTCAATAACCATCTGGGAAAATCACCTTATAGTGATACCGATTTTGAGCGTATTTCCAAGAAGGTTACGTTAAATCCTAAAGACAGGAAGACAGTAGTCAGTTTATCTGGTGCTAAAGCCATAACAGAACTTTCAATTAAAATAAAAAATAGGGATTCTTCTGAGATAGCAGAGTTACTAAGAAAAACATCCATTGTCATGAAATGGGACGGCAGCAGCGATATATCTGTTTGGTCACCATTAGGAGATTTCTTTGGGACAGCTCCTGGTTGGAACAACTATAAAACACTACCAATGGGTATGACGGAAGAGCATATGTATTCGTATTGGTATATGCCATTTTCAAACGGTGCCGAGATTATTCTAGAAAATGATTATGACAAAGCAGTTGATTTAGAGCTATTGGTTTCTTACGAGACACTCGAAAATGATGTTGAGAATTATGGCAGATTTCATGCGAAATGGCACAGAGACTTAGAAACACTTCCAAAAGACCGTTGGCCCGATTGGAAATGGTTAGAAACCCACGGGAAAGGTCGCTTTGTTGGTGCATATCTATTAGTGTGGAATCCTAAAGGTGGTAGTTACACAAAAGCAACTCCAGGGCACCATTGGTGGGGTGAAGGCGATGAAAAGTTTTTCGTGGATGGAGAAGAGTTTCCTTCTACTTTTGGTACAGGTACAGAAGATTATTTTGGTTATGCTTGGTGTAATCCTTCTTTTTTTGAGAAAGCATATCATAGCCAATCCTTGGATAATGATAATATGGGCTATCAACCAATGACAAGATGGCAAATAATAGATAATATACCTTTTCAAAAATCATTTGATGCCTATTTGGAAAAGTACTTCCCTAATGAATGGCCAACGCAATATGCCACAACGGTATATTGGTATTTAGAACCTGACGGGAAAGATAATTTAGGTAAAGTGCCTTTAAAAGATAGATATGCTTACGAAACACCTTACGAAGTTTTTAGAAAGGAAAATGTTATCGAGGCAGAACATCTTAAAATCAAATCTAATTCTGGTGGTTGGGCGTCTACGGACGTTTGGGTAAATGAAAATTTGTACTCTACCACAAGCGGACATAAAATTATGCTATGGTCGTCTGTTAAGAATAAAGATAACAAACTATCATTGAGTTTTGACTGGCCGAATGATGGTGTTTATGAGGTATATGCTAACGTAGTTAAATTAAAAAATGGAGGTGTATTTGGATTTAGCATCAACAACCACACTTTAAAAAATGTAGATTTTAAAACACAAGATTCCTTGAGAACCGAAGTTATACATTTGGGAAGAGTGAAATTAAATTCTGGTGAGCAAAACCTCAATATAAGTTTTAAGGGTAACACGTTTAAAGAAGCCAATGGACTTCAAATAGACTACTTAGAATTAAAAAGAATCAATTAATGTACACTACTAGAAAAATAACAATCCTAACTTTCATCATTTTAGGTCTTGTATTGTCTTGCAAGAGCGAAAAGAAAGATGTTCCCGAGAGTAATAAGGGACTTTATTCTGATTTGACCAATCAAGAGCTTTTGGATACTATTCAATTTCAAACCTTTAATTATTTCTGGGAAGGCGCAGAGCCAAATTCTGGTTTAGCTAGAGAGCGGTTACATATGGATGACGTCTATCCTACCTCACCAAAAAATACAGTTACAACTGGCGGAAGCGGCTTTGGGCTTATGGCTATTATTGTTGGTGTTGAACGAGGTTGGATTACAAGAAAAGAGGCTCTCGAAAGATATACTAAGGTGGTTGATTTTCTTGAAACAGCAGATCGTTTTCACGGTGCTTGGCCACATTGGATTGATGGGGAAACAGGGAAGGTTTACCCTTTCAGCAAAAAGGATA belongs to Winogradskyella sp. J14-2 and includes:
- a CDS encoding glycoside hydrolase family 172 protein, with translation MGNNSAKKILIFLCGLYVLACNTNNTDKSQNYISYVDLVNKLTDLRQLAKLPEKGEKSAMWSSYDRASKIDSITGEFINWDANIDGLRPQYIRKEGEYEVLAEMEGPGAIVRIWSASPRKGKVKIYIDGNDTPIIDESFIDYFKPSVPAFSYSGLVYETNAKGFNNYVSISYNKSCKIVAELGWGQYYQFNYITFPDDVELEDFSPVLNESQVNALQKTDDFFNNHLGKSPYSDTDFERISKKVTLNPKDRKTVVSLSGAKAITELSIKIKNRDSSEIAELLRKTSIVMKWDGSSDISVWSPLGDFFGTAPGWNNYKTLPMGMTEEHMYSYWYMPFSNGAEIILENDYDKAVDLELLVSYETLENDVENYGRFHAKWHRDLETLPKDRWPDWKWLETHGKGRFVGAYLLVWNPKGGSYTKATPGHHWWGEGDEKFFVDGEEFPSTFGTGTEDYFGYAWCNPSFFEKAYHSQSLDNDNMGYQPMTRWQIIDNIPFQKSFDAYLEKYFPNEWPTQYATTVYWYLEPDGKDNLGKVPLKDRYAYETPYEVFRKENVIEAEHLKIKSNSGGWASTDVWVNENLYSTTSGHKIMLWSSVKNKDNKLSLSFDWPNDGVYEVYANVVKLKNGGVFGFSINNHTLKNVDFKTQDSLRTEVIHLGRVKLNSGEQNLNISFKGNTFKEANGLQIDYLELKRIN